TTTGCTATACATGTACTCTATTTTTTAAAAGCCAGCATCGTGACAATGGCTTTTTCCAGCGAATATATTTCCCTAAACCCGATTTACTGTTAAAATGCTATGCCTGTGACCTTTTCTCCTTAAATACTCTTTCAGAAAAGAGACGGCAAACAGTGTCTTGCTCTTTCACTGCATGTGATTCGCTGTGTAtaatggattttttaaaaaaaaaataatatttgAAGATAGGATTAAAGTAATCCCATTCACGTGTATTATTTAAATTGTTTTAAAGCTGAACCTAGTGTCCAAGTCGACGACAAACCGAAATGTTGTTCCTTCAAGATCAGCCCCAAAATGCAATTTAATAAAGTAGTCAAAGCCCATCTCTGGATATACCTGCGGCCAGTGAAACAAACCACAACGGTCTTTATGCAAATTCTACGACTAAAGCCAGTGGGGCAGGAATGGACGAATCATACACCAATTCGCTCTTTAAAATTCGACATTAACTCTGGCACTGGCCATTGGCAAAGTATAGACTTCAAACGCGTACTACAGAACTGGCTCAAGCAACCCGAAACGAACTGGGGCATCCAAATAAACGCATCTGATATCAACGGACTCGACCTGGCTGTCACCTCCCCGGGAGTGGGGGAGGAAGGATTGGTAAGCGGTATTCTATTGAACACTACATGCAGTATACAGTAATATTTGTAATACCAGTTAATAAAGGGGCGTTGCATGCCAAACGTTCATTGGTCAATATACTAAAAATCTGAATGCTTTTTTTAATTTAAAGGTACCTTAAATACTTTTGAAAGTCATTGAGTTAAGGCCGGCAGGTAATACCCTGCTGCTAGATAATATTAAACGTATCCATAGACACGTCCACGGATGAGTAAATATGATGAGTTCTTTAACTCACAAGTTCACGGACTGTTGCTAGATTACAAATTTCTCTGCTTTCCAAAATCGTCATATCTAAAATATTTGCATTTGATTTTCAACTTCAGCTAAATAAAATCAGATAGAGCGAACGATTAAAAGTATGTTACTGATCATTCAATAAACTCATGTCTGGCAGCTTGATTTACTTTAATCTTTGAACATAATACGCACAGGGAATGGGACATGCCAATGCCTTTCCATTTTGAATAATAAAATACAGAGTCAAAATGAAATAACTTTATTGCGAATTTACTGCTGGATATTCGAGACGATATTTTATATTTCCCTTCAAACTTATGCCCAATATAACACGAACATGTCGTTAATTTTAACATAATTACAGAAGAATATGCACGATCGAACGTAACAACTTCCCACGGCCTCCTTACATTCTTAATCTTATGAAATATTGGGTAGAATCAAGTAAGCAATTAGAATTGGCTGAACTATGTTGAGAGCCTTCTTGATTTGTGAAAAGTACTCTCTCCGCGAACCGCCTTCCCCCACCGACCCACACCCAGCAAAAAGATACCCTCTTCCTACCATCAAAAATATCACAAATAGAACACTATACGAGCATGAGTCAGTATTTAGCAGGGTGAACAAAATATGTTTATTCCTTTTGAATACATTTAGCTAACTGTTTTTAAAACGTATCAACTCTTGCAAAATGTTGAAGACTTCAACAGTGTAAGTTTTTAAATCCATCCACGTCATAGAAAGGACTTTGGTAGTATCTGGGTATCGTAATCGCCAGGGAGAAAGAAAACATTGCACTCCGTTTAGTAGTGACTTGCTATGACACGATTCGGAATTATTACTAAGAACGTATTTGCCAGCGTTAACACGACGTAGACAATGTGAACTGTAGAGTTTCCAATTTCCTAGCTGCATTTTGTGGATGTAATTTGGGACGGAATTTATGCGATTCACTGCAATGACACAGGAGGATTGCTTTGAACAGTAAACGGTTTAACAACAAGAGACGCGAGAAAAAGAATTAAGAGATATTAAAAGAGCATTGTGCGTTTGAATGAGAATTTTCACGGAATGGCAATTTAAAAGCGTTACCTAggatttaattaaaaaaaaattcaaacaaaCTTAAAACGATTTGGATTTCTTACGCCGTGAAGGATGTTTAATCCAGGATTGTCGTCCTCCCCCATAACACCAACATTCAGCAGGGGTGATTAAATACCGTATTCATACTCAGAAGAAAGCCCTAAAAATTTACCATTTATGTCCCTACATGAACTCTGATGTCGTTTTAGAGGGGTAGAAACATCAGTTTATGGTTCACAGGAAGAGTTTCCAATGACATCACAAACTACGACACTCCAGGAACCAAGAGACATTTATTGTCTGAACAGGAAATTGTCCAAGTGAGGGCGctcaatttaattttaaaattactAGAGCCGCATTGAATAAGTGTTTCTCGGTAGCCGTAGAAAGAAAGATCCGCGAAGAAAGAAAAACTGAGGTTTTTAAGGTTTAATACAATGAAAACATTTCATTTACCCTTGTTCTGCAAGAGCCTGGATCAGAATTGTCTTCCGCCCAGTTACGGTTTCTGAAGACTGATTTCGTTTGTTCCGAGAGAGGACCCGGGACATATTTCAGTTCCTTTGCATGTTTTTACAATCTTTTTAATAAAGTGACTCTTAAAATGCAACTAAAAGATAAAAATACTCATCTTTTCACATCTTCTTCCACTCAGTGATGGTGTTATAGGAACGATGGATCTGTGAATTATAGATTTATTTCTCCCCACGTTTATAAAACCTATGAGTAAAGTGGACATGCCGTGTACTATATTTAAAAGAAGAGTCAAGTGGCCTTTTCAGAATTCAACTTGACGAACAAAAATTaccctgaaaaggaagggggagctCATATTTGGATGAAAATGCACTGATCTCTATCCCAAAGTAGTAATGTAAATAATCAGCGGAGAAGATTTCTTTTATAACTTTCAGAATTAATTCCAAAGTTAACTTGAATAGTATTCCCGTAGATCTCCAACTAGTTTTGGCCAGAGATTGGGCCAAATAAGGAGGCTCCATcaatgtattatttttttttagcCTTTATGCATTCCCACAAAATTACGGAAGACAAGAATAATGGAATCAATGTATCCATTTTTATAGCCCCTGGTTTATATCCAAGGTTTAAAGGTGTGCTTGACATTCGGAGCTCTAACTCCCAGTTCAACGATTTTGCAAAATGCAGCAGATAATGTTAGGTATCAAATAATACAATAATCAGGCTTAATTAGAAATCTCAAATTCTATTTCCAATAAGTCTTTCATCCTCTATCTATGTAAAATCTTCCTAATAGTCATTAAAATGACAGCGCGCAAGAAAATGTTTGCCCCGCTACTCAACAGCTGGAAAATGTCACGGAATCCCTTGCGACTGTATTTAACTTCTGCTCAATATTTTCCAATTCCTCAGCTGGCTTTTATGGATTCTCTCAGCTTCCATGCTAGATTTTATGCTTTAACGAAAACCAGAGCATCTCCGAGGGAGAAAAGACAAGGAATAAAATCAAAACACAATTCTGCATTTTCTTTCAGCGGTTCCTGAAACGTTCATATATTGAAGTTTCCTTTAACttctttcctctttttttctctctctgaacaGCAACCGTTTCTCGAAGTAAAGGTGACAGAAACATCAAAACGATCCAGAAGGAATCTTGGGCTTGACTGTGATGAGCACTCGACCGAATCGCGCTGCTGTCGTTATCCCCTCACAGTAGACTTTGAGGCTTTCGGCTGGGACTGGATTATAGCGCCCAAGAGATACAAAGCCAATTACTGCTCAGGACAATGCGAGTACATGTTCCTGCAAAAGTTCCCCCACACCCACCTTGTACAGCAGGCCAACCCTAGGGGTTCGGCGGGGCCCTGCTGCACCCCAACGAAGATGTCGCCTATAAATATGTTATATTTTAATGGAAGAGAACaaatcatctatggaaaaatccCAGCGATGGTAGTGGATCGTTGTGGCTGTTCCTGAGAACGACCAAAAAGACAGGAGGATGCGTCCCTACAACTGGACGTGCGAAATATGGTCGTACCAACGATTTTCTGCATCacccagtactgtgcaatagGCAAAGAAGAGATTGTATTTGTGtatgctccccccacccccaaagaaATGAATAATATGGGCCGAACCAGAACAGCGAGATTCCGATACACCTAATGAATTCAACGGTCCGGTCTACTATTCCACTTCAAAAGAGGAGCGAGTACACATTGCTAGCAAGGCCCCAACATCCCACATAAAACCATCCAAATCTGAATAAGCGCGAAAAATTTCAATTCCAAATTTGACAAGTTAAAAGTATAGGGCATTTCCGATGTATAGAAAAAAATGTCATTGCATGTGTTTAAAACGAGTTCAGAAGTTTTCTGACATAGACTTGACACTTCACTCCCCAGATCATCAACCAAACGGTATTCGTGTATTTGCAACAGATAAAAACGTTGTACTTACAATGTTTAACTCTCGGTTCAGATAAACAGAACATTTACATTATCAAGTCGTCTGAACTACTCTAAACTTGAATTTTATGCATTGGCATTACGGGAAAGATGGACTGTCTTTCGAAGCTAACAGAAGCACTATGTCTGTGGACAACGTTTAAGGCAAAAGACACAGGAAAACCACAAGTCTAATAAGTGTTAAGACCCTGTTTGAATTCTGCCTTGGCAACGCTACAGTTTGCACTATGGCAAGCCAATAGAGAGAACTGAATTGGTTGCTACGAAGTTGTAAAAACTGAATTTGATATGACTGCTTTGTTCGTTGAAATAATATGTTCATGACATTCATTTTGtaaatgttcttttttttccttttcattttttttccactGTTGATTCGATATAACAGGTTTATGAAGAGCAAAGTTTGATACAACTTACGTTAGGTGCTCAATGAACAAGGGCGCTTGCTTttgctgtat
The Hemitrygon akajei chromosome 5, sHemAka1.3, whole genome shotgun sequence DNA segment above includes these coding regions:
- the mstnb gene encoding growth/differentiation factor 8 translates to MRFTSALGHIPAHKSLNTLLTGDRRGSSKRFGNMQASQVLIYLALFGALARVGGRDGAHANLTDIKTESLEKGPDSDYNVSECSACRWRKENKALRLESIKSQILSKLRLKEAPNISRDTVNQLLPKAPPLQRLLDQYDIQGDDNNDALLEEDDYHATTETLITMATEPEPSVQVDDKPKCCSFKISPKMQFNKVVKAHLWIYLRPVKQTTTVFMQILRLKPVGQEWTNHTPIRSLKFDINSGTGHWQSIDFKRVLQNWLKQPETNWGIQINASDINGLDLAVTSPGVGEEGLQPFLEVKVTETSKRSRRNLGLDCDEHSTESRCCRYPLTVDFEAFGWDWIIAPKRYKANYCSGQCEYMFLQKFPHTHLVQQANPRGSAGPCCTPTKMSPINMLYFNGREQIIYGKIPAMVVDRCGCS